ACATCTAGGATAATATAAGAACGAagaagatttaaaaatatatataacattggTCTAgtcaatttttgacattttaatgtggaaaagttacatattataactttaatccCTGATTAAATGAACACAACAGGCAACATATAAGTGAACTCCCGgagtttgtttttatcattcattttaagCACTACAAGCACAAAGCATGACAGAAaacttaaaatttaaaaaatatattcatgcaTACATGACCAGAGGAAATTGAAGCAAGAATATGATTTatgcttttttgtttaaaaagcaataaaaataatggaTTTGTgactcattaaaataaaaaaaacagctgctgctgatcatTCAAGCTGgtttcagcagcagcctgttatAATGAGCTTGTTTTTACACTTGCTCTGTGCTGGGTTCATTTCAACATGAAGGTGATGCAAATTTATCAGCATCCTTCTGGCAGGCATCCATTAAAAATCTGGAAATGTTTCAGAGCCTTCAATGATTGcttgtttaaaaatgacatattccAGACCCTGTCACCTTTTGCATGCCATGCCAGTTCAATGGGCTATAGACAAAAAATTGAGAGTTTGATGGCCTGTGAAACTGCCACATTGTTAATCACAGATATATTTATGATTTGGAAAATGTTGACTCTTGTGCAGGAGCAAACCACTTTTTCTCTCAGCCACCAAGTACATCAATCAAAGCAAAGATCTTCATTTCCATAATAAAGTGTTCATATAATAAATGAGAATGTGTTTGTTGACTCATACCCTCACAAACATAAACTGATTAGAAGGGTGAAAACTTGGTTAGGTCCATCTTCATTTCACTATAATGGGTGCTGAGTCGTCCTACAGCCTTGTCGTGATCCTCATCCACCTGCTCCTTTaacctctgctgcttcttcacaaAGACTGCCCATTCATCTTTCAGATGCTCCATGTTCATCTGTAGCTGGGTGCTCTGGAAGGAACACAAAGATGAGAACACAACGAAGGTGGCAGAACATTTTTAATTGCACAGCTTGATCAGAGGTTTTAGGGGATAATCACAGTAAATGAGAAATTAAGgcatgtgtatttatatttaactttCAACAAGACACCAGTTACAAACGAATGTGTGATGTCTCAAAGTTTCTATTCTCCTTCTTGTGCTGCTTTAGCTCTCACACCTCCTTGCATTCACACACTACAGATTCACACTACAGGCATTCAGTCTAAATGTGCTGTACACAGGATTCGCTTGAAATCAAGATGATGGATCTCAAGGGGTTTATTCTGATATAACTTTTATATGCACATGTTGAAGCTAATATAATAAATGTCTGTTATTTGCAATGCAAGTCAGCTTTATGAGGTTATAATATTGTATGCACCCATGCTGCAAGTTGTCGTTTTTACCTGCTGTGCCTCtagctccctctgctggaccCTTACAGCCATGTGATTAGCAGCCTCcactgtggggggaaaaaagcaaacaaaaactataaatagtcatattcaaattttcaatcaatatatcaatatattgaGGCTTGAGGGAAGTAATATTCAATACGAAATAAGAGAAATATGATAGAAACAGTGACCATTATTTGCCATAGTAGGTTTCCTGTGTCATCATGGGAAGTCAAAATATAGTACAATTACTTCAAACATAATGTGGAATTCAATCTCCTCAATTTTAAGTTTAAATGCATTACTGCAGGGGTGAGGAAGCGATTTGAAAAATATGGGGGCTCGAGGGTTGGACATGAGCACTGCAACCCGGTGCCTTCAACAACAGAGTTCAAAATGTACACCACGCCACGCAGCACACCCTTCACTCCACCAGTATTCACACACCATAGTATTACGCAATGACTTTAGACTTTTTAGTGTctgttaaaaaaacacacacttttaagtCTTTCTCATTTCATCTataagacacaaaatgaaaccTGAGCTACAGTCCGTTGTCCAACTCAACTAAACCCATTACTAAAAATGAGTGTCACTGGGTGAAATCGACAAGAATACAGCAGCTTTGACATTACAAAAATATTACTCAAAACAAGTGTCAGGGCAATTTGACCTTTGTCATTTCTTATTGCCTAGTATTTTTGCACTATACTTTCCTTACCATCCCCAGCGCCCACGccctctcccttttcttctctttggaCCCTACTTATTCATCAACATcctataaaatacaaaatggtaACCGATTTAACAGCACAATAATTAAACTGT
This DNA window, taken from Seriola aureovittata isolate HTS-2021-v1 ecotype China chromosome 20, ASM2101889v1, whole genome shotgun sequence, encodes the following:
- the bloc1s5 gene encoding biogenesis of lysosome-related organelles complex 1 subunit 5 — its product is MDKIAKDVGDIQSRLLHHRPIINAEIRYFVREFEERRGHRESRLLENLNKMVVETNGQMLPTNLEGVNQGVMSNIIKRLEAANHMAVRVQQRELEAQQSTQLQMNMEHLKDEWAVFVKKQQRLKEQVDEDHDKAVGRLSTHYSEMKMDLTKFSPF